A genomic region of Ensifer adhaerens contains the following coding sequences:
- a CDS encoding DMT family transporter, with the protein MAALLIGGAAIGGSPIFVRLSEVGPMATAFWRVALALIPLLAWTWFRPEGAGGRRPEKLSEYALLILPGVFLAIDLGAWHYALTKTSVANATLLANLAPVFVTLTSWLLFRSRVSVIFAIGLITAVAGVVILKGGPMALGEGNLLGDGIAVIAAMFYAGYILAIGRLRSLFSTVRIMIWSTASAAICMLPMAVLFEPTLFPATTFGWAMLFGLAFVSHAGGQVAITYALAYLPPAFSSLTLLLQPVVAAILAWILLAEPVGMMQAIGGVIVLVGILIARRG; encoded by the coding sequence ATGGCAGCACTTCTCATCGGCGGCGCTGCGATCGGCGGCTCGCCGATCTTCGTGCGACTGTCGGAAGTCGGGCCGATGGCGACCGCCTTCTGGCGCGTGGCTCTGGCATTGATTCCGCTTCTTGCCTGGACCTGGTTCCGCCCCGAGGGCGCCGGCGGGCGGCGACCGGAAAAGCTCTCGGAATATGCGTTGCTCATCCTGCCCGGCGTGTTTCTCGCCATCGATCTCGGCGCCTGGCACTACGCGCTCACCAAGACCTCGGTCGCCAACGCCACGCTGCTTGCCAATCTGGCGCCCGTTTTCGTGACGCTCACGAGCTGGCTTTTGTTTCGCTCGCGCGTCAGCGTCATCTTCGCCATAGGCCTCATCACGGCGGTTGCGGGCGTGGTGATCCTCAAGGGTGGACCGATGGCGCTCGGTGAGGGCAATCTGCTGGGGGACGGCATCGCTGTCATCGCCGCCATGTTCTATGCCGGCTACATCCTGGCGATCGGGCGGCTGCGCAGCTTGTTCAGCACCGTGCGCATCATGATCTGGAGTACGGCGTCTGCAGCAATCTGCATGCTGCCGATGGCAGTCCTGTTCGAGCCGACGCTCTTTCCGGCGACGACGTTCGGGTGGGCGATGCTTTTCGGTCTCGCCTTTGTCAGCCATGCCGGCGGGCAGGTGGCGATCACCTATGCGCTTGCCTATCTGCCGCCCGCCTTTTCCTCGCTGACTTTGCTGTTGCAGCCGGTCGTGGCGGCAATTCTCGCCTGGATCCTGCTTGCCGAGCCGGTGGGCATGATGCAGGCGATCGGCGGCGTCATCGTGCTTGTCGGCATCCTGATCGCGCGGCGCGGGTAA
- a CDS encoding aldehyde dehydrogenase family protein, with the protein MLDKRKFYINGAWVDPIVANDLEVLNPATEKPIAVISMGTAADIDRAVAAAKKAFATYSQTSVEERLALLEKLLAVYKRRYDEMVDTITMELGAPKTMTREQQADVGVGHLQGFIDALKRLKSRDRLPNGDVILREPIGVCGLITPWNWPINQIALKVVPALATGSTCILKPSEFTPLNAMLYAEMIDEAGFPAGVFNLVNGDGINAGAALSKHRDIDMMSFTGSTRAGIAVSKDAAETVKRVTLELGGKSPNIVFADADLEDRVTGSVLECFNNSGQSCDAPTRMLVERSVYDQVVEIAKHVGREAKVGDPTQEGGHIGPLVSHIQFGRVQALIEAGIAEGARLLVGGAGKPEGFETGYFVKPTIFADVNNEMRIAREEVFGPVLAIIPFDTEEEAIAIANDTNYGLAAYVQTGDPKRAERVAGRLRAGMVHINGGPHRYGSPFGGYKQSGNGREGGMFGLEDFLEVKTVHVPDAA; encoded by the coding sequence ATGCTCGACAAACGCAAGTTTTACATCAATGGCGCCTGGGTGGATCCCATCGTCGCAAACGATCTCGAGGTGCTGAACCCGGCGACGGAAAAGCCGATTGCGGTGATCTCCATGGGCACCGCCGCAGACATCGACCGGGCGGTTGCCGCCGCCAAGAAGGCCTTTGCCACCTACAGCCAGACCAGCGTCGAGGAACGGCTGGCGCTGCTCGAAAAGCTGCTTGCCGTCTACAAGCGCCGCTATGACGAGATGGTCGATACCATCACCATGGAGCTTGGTGCACCGAAGACCATGACCCGCGAGCAGCAGGCCGATGTCGGCGTCGGCCACCTCCAGGGCTTCATCGACGCGCTGAAGCGGCTGAAGAGCCGCGACCGGCTGCCGAACGGCGACGTCATCCTGCGCGAGCCGATCGGTGTGTGCGGTCTGATCACGCCGTGGAACTGGCCGATCAACCAGATCGCGCTGAAGGTGGTGCCGGCGCTGGCAACCGGCTCGACCTGCATCCTGAAGCCGAGCGAGTTCACGCCACTGAACGCCATGCTCTACGCCGAGATGATCGACGAGGCGGGCTTCCCGGCCGGCGTCTTCAACCTTGTCAACGGCGACGGCATCAATGCCGGTGCTGCCCTTTCCAAGCATCGCGACATCGACATGATGTCGTTCACCGGCTCGACCCGCGCCGGCATCGCCGTCAGCAAGGATGCGGCCGAGACCGTCAAGCGCGTGACGCTGGAACTCGGTGGCAAGTCGCCGAACATCGTCTTTGCCGATGCCGATCTCGAAGACCGCGTCACCGGCAGCGTGCTGGAATGCTTCAACAATTCCGGCCAGTCCTGCGACGCGCCGACCCGAATGCTGGTGGAGCGCAGCGTTTACGACCAGGTGGTCGAGATCGCCAAGCATGTCGGCCGCGAGGCCAAGGTCGGCGACCCCACCCAGGAAGGCGGCCACATCGGTCCGCTCGTCAGCCACATCCAGTTCGGCCGGGTGCAGGCGCTGATCGAGGCAGGCATTGCCGAAGGCGCGCGTCTGCTCGTCGGCGGCGCCGGCAAGCCGGAGGGCTTCGAAACCGGCTACTTCGTCAAGCCGACGATCTTTGCCGATGTCAACAATGAGATGCGCATCGCCCGCGAGGAGGTCTTCGGCCCGGTACTCGCCATCATTCCCTTCGATACCGAGGAGGAAGCGATCGCGATCGCCAACGACACTAACTACGGTCTCGCGGCTTACGTGCAGACGGGTGACCCCAAGCGGGCCGAGCGTGTTGCCGGTCGCCTGCGCGCCGGCATGGTGCACATCAATGGTGGGCCACATCGCTACGGCAGCCCATTCGGCGGCTACAAGCAGTCCGGCAACGGTCGCGAAGGTGGCATGTTCGGCCTTGAGGACTTCCTGGAAGTGAAGACTGTCCACGTTCCCGACGCCGCCTGA
- a CDS encoding MBL fold metallo-hydrolase has protein sequence MQRIAPKDWYRVRRLDDGVTIIDEPYIQEFYRCNIWHVRGRDRDMLVDSGMGVVSLRQWVPLVTERALDAVASHTHFDHIGCHHEFECRCVHSAEAELLAHPTRKNTLADPYVADEIFDALPPEPYASTTYAVRAAPATRLLEDGDHIDLGDRVFEVIHTPGHSPGGIALWEAKTGVLFSGDILYDGPLIEDTYHSNADDYLASMERLLAIPARIVHGGHFPSFSGERYRMLIRNWLAEKQKTN, from the coding sequence ATGCAGAGAATTGCCCCCAAGGACTGGTACCGGGTGAGACGGCTCGACGATGGCGTCACGATCATCGACGAGCCCTATATCCAGGAATTCTACCGCTGCAACATCTGGCATGTGCGCGGCCGCGACCGCGACATGCTCGTCGATAGCGGCATGGGCGTCGTGTCGCTCAGGCAATGGGTGCCGCTCGTCACCGAACGCGCTTTGGATGCCGTCGCCAGCCACACCCATTTCGACCATATCGGCTGCCATCACGAGTTCGAGTGCCGCTGCGTGCATTCCGCCGAGGCCGAGCTGCTGGCGCATCCGACCCGCAAGAACACGCTTGCCGATCCCTATGTCGCCGACGAGATCTTCGACGCATTGCCGCCCGAACCCTACGCCTCCACCACCTATGCGGTGAGGGCGGCGCCGGCGACGCGGCTCTTGGAAGACGGCGACCATATCGATCTCGGCGACCGGGTCTTCGAGGTGATCCATACGCCCGGCCATTCGCCCGGCGGGATTGCGCTTTGGGAGGCGAAAACCGGCGTGCTCTTCTCGGGCGACATTCTCTATGACGGGCCGCTGATCGAGGACACCTATCATTCCAATGCCGACGACTACCTGGCGTCGATGGAACGGTTGCTCGCGATCCCCGCGCGTATCGTTCATGGCGGACATTTTCCGAGCTTTTCCGGCGAGCGCTATCGCATGCTGATCCGGAACTGGCTCGCGGAGAAGCAAAAGACAAACTGA
- a CDS encoding ABC transporter ATP-binding protein: MQDELKAIQKRVGTTFVHVTHDQEEAMAIADRIVVMNQGRIEDFGPPSEIYMRPRSLFSAGFMGEVNFVSGRVAAADASSAHVETSLGSLALPAGNFTASSPKAGDRITLTIRPEHFRADDKAEGPTVALGEARVAGSAFFGTHYRCHLQPCAADTRALVAHLPQSATVREGEIVPLAVRAADVVALPATGGHA; this comes from the coding sequence ATGCAGGACGAGCTGAAGGCGATCCAGAAACGGGTCGGCACCACCTTCGTGCACGTCACCCACGACCAGGAGGAGGCGATGGCGATCGCCGACCGAATCGTGGTGATGAACCAGGGGCGGATCGAGGATTTCGGCCCGCCGTCGGAGATATATATGCGCCCGCGCTCGCTGTTTTCGGCGGGGTTCATGGGCGAGGTCAATTTTGTTTCCGGTCGTGTCGCGGCGGCGGATGCAAGCTCCGCCCATGTCGAAACGTCACTTGGCAGCCTGGCGTTGCCGGCGGGCAATTTCACCGCATCGTCGCCGAAGGCCGGCGACCGGATCACGCTGACCATCCGGCCGGAACATTTCCGCGCCGACGACAAGGCAGAGGGACCGACCGTGGCGCTCGGAGAGGCGCGGGTTGCCGGCAGCGCTTTCTTCGGCACGCACTATCGCTGCCACCTGCAGCCCTGTGCTGCGGATACGAGGGCGCTGGTGGCACATCTGCCGCAATCGGCAACCGTGCGCGAGGGCGAGATTGTGCCGCTTGCCGTGCGCGCAGCCGACGTCGTAGCTTTGCCCGCCACAGGTGGACACGCGTAA
- a CDS encoding ABC transporter permease: MADTALTSATALEDADRRKAWGFVAPALLWTIAFFVVPFAFMAAMSLWKREGRDIVHAWNFDNYVRFFSENALFRGLVNSLEITVIVTVISVLLAYPLAWIIAERVPKRLQRMALILAILPFWTSYVVRSYSWLLVLSKNGVINQTFMSIGLISEPLELASTRTATVIGFVHFFVMLLTLTIYSNLIQLSPNYRRAASDLGANAFQTFWHVVLPLTLPGIMTGAFLTFVLCIGDYVTPQILGGNNELVLPQIIMLQLGRRADFPMAAALSIVLMLAVTVAYLACARWLKIERA; this comes from the coding sequence ATGGCCGACACCGCTTTGACATCAGCGACAGCGCTCGAAGACGCCGACCGGCGCAAGGCCTGGGGCTTCGTTGCTCCGGCGCTTCTATGGACCATCGCCTTCTTCGTCGTGCCCTTCGCCTTCATGGCGGCGATGAGCCTCTGGAAGCGAGAAGGGCGGGACATCGTCCATGCCTGGAACTTCGACAACTACGTCCGCTTCTTCTCCGAAAACGCGCTGTTCCGGGGGCTCGTCAACTCGCTCGAAATCACCGTCATCGTCACGGTGATCTCGGTGCTGCTCGCCTATCCGCTCGCCTGGATCATCGCCGAGCGCGTGCCGAAGCGGCTGCAGCGCATGGCGCTCATCCTGGCGATCCTGCCGTTCTGGACCTCCTATGTGGTGCGCTCCTATTCCTGGCTGTTGGTGCTGTCGAAGAACGGCGTGATCAACCAGACATTCATGAGCATCGGCCTTATCTCCGAGCCGCTGGAGCTGGCGAGCACGCGCACGGCGACGGTCATCGGTTTCGTGCACTTCTTCGTCATGCTTTTGACGCTGACGATCTATTCCAACCTGATCCAGCTTTCGCCAAACTACCGCCGCGCGGCATCAGACCTCGGCGCCAATGCCTTCCAGACCTTCTGGCATGTGGTGCTGCCCTTGACGCTGCCCGGTATCATGACCGGCGCCTTCCTTACCTTCGTGCTCTGTATCGGCGACTATGTCACGCCGCAGATCCTCGGCGGCAACAACGAGCTGGTGCTGCCGCAGATCATCATGCTGCAGCTCGGGCGCCGGGCGGATTTCCCGATGGCAGCGGCGCTGTCGATCGTGCTGATGCTCGCCGTCACCGTCGCCTATCTCGCCTGCGCTCGCTGGCTGAAGATCGAGAGGGCCTGA